One window from the genome of Glycine soja cultivar W05 chromosome 12, ASM419377v2, whole genome shotgun sequence encodes:
- the LOC114379699 gene encoding monooxygenase 1-like: MDRTVDADIVIVGGGICGLATALALHRKRIKSLVLERSENLRATGAAIIVQANGWRALDQLGIGSTLRQTAIQIEGGRFISLNEAEPMEFPFGVNQELRCLKRTDLVKAMADNLPVGTIRTNCQVVSIELDPLTHSPQLLLSNGSILQAKVVIGCDGVNSAIANMFGLHRTKLLLFSTCVARGFTNFPNGHQFASEFVVMSRGQVQLGRIPVSDQLVYWFVTRPRTSKDSTIWKEPVLIRQSLIESMKGFPEGAVEMIQNCKLSFLHLTELKYRAPWDLVLNKFRKGTVTIAGDAMHATGPFIAQGGSASIEDALVLARCLAQKKFAEGMNIADAEEAFDQYLKERKMRIFWLSLHSFLVGKKLDTKSSIVRFIILAIMAILFRDPDWHSRYHCGLL, from the exons ATGGATAGAACTGTTGATGCCGATATTGTGATCGTGGGAGGTGGTATTTGTGGCCTTGCAACAGCCCTTGCCCTTCACAG GAAGAGAATTAAAAGTCTGGTGTTAGAAAGATCAGAGAATTTGCGAGCCACAGGAGCAGCTATAATAGTGCAGGCAAATGGCTGGCGTGCACTTGATCAGCTTGGCATTGGCTCAACACTTAGACAAACTGCTATTCAAATAGAAGG GGGAAGATTTATATCTCTCAACGAGGCTGAGCCAATGGAATTTCCATTTGG ggttAATCAGGAACTTCGTTGTTTAAAGCGTACTGATCTGGTGAAAGCCATGGCCGATAATTTACCGGTGGGGACTATACGTACGAACTGTCAAGTGGTTTCCATTGAATTAGATCCTTTAACACACTCTCCACAGCTTCTGCTTAGCAACGGAAGCATCCTTCAAGCTAAG GTTGTTATTGGATGTGATGGCGTGAATTCTGCCATTGCAAATATGTTTGGGTTACACCGAACGAAGCTCTTGCTTTTCTCTACATGTGTTGCACGAGGCTTCACAAATTTTCCAAATGGTCATCAATTTGCCAGTGAGTTTGTTGTGATGAGCAGAGGTCAAGTCCAACTCGGAAGAATCCCAGTGTCTGACCAGCTCGTTTATTGGTTTGTCACAAGGCCAAGGACTTCTAAAG ATTCAACAATTTGGAAAGAGCCAGTTCTTATTAGGCAGTCATTAATAGAATCAATGAAAGGTTTCCCAGAAGGGGCTGTGGAGATGATACAAAACTGCAAGTTGAGCTTCTTGCATCTGACTGAGTTGAAGTATCGAGCACCGTGGGACTTGGTCTTGAACAAGTTCAGGAAAGGTACAGTGACAATTGCTGGTGACGCAATGCATGCCACAGGCCCATTCATTGCACAGGGTGGCTCAGCTTCCATAGAAGATGCCCTGGTTCTGGCTAGATGCCTGGCCCAAAAGAAATTTGCGGAAGGGATGAACATCGCAGACGCAGaagaagcatttgatcaataTCTCAAAGAAAGGAAGATGAGAATCTTTTGGCTCTctttgcattctttccttgttgGGAAGAAGCTTGACACCAAATCATCCATAGTCAGATTCATTATCCTTGCAATCATGGCCATTCTGTTTAGAGACCCCGATTGGCATTCCCGCTATCATTGTGGACTTCTATAG